TCAAAGCATTGAACGGCAAGGCTATTAGTAATAATGTCAGAGTACCGAGAGTCTTGAATAGAGCTACTAGCTTTACCCTAATACCTGTTGATGATGTTGGGGATTGAGGCAGAGATAAAGAAATTGATTGTGCCATAAGTCTTTCCTTTGTGTTTATTGTAGAGACGTTGCATTACAACGTCTCTACAAACTTTGTTACGCCACGCGTCTAATTAGGGTTACACCATCTCTGATGGGTAACAGAACTTGCTCTACACGAGGATCGGCGGCAACAACGCGGTTGAACTGAGCGATCGCTTCACCGTTGGCGGTGCGTTGTTCTGATGGTAGGTAAACTTGTCCTTGCAACAAAGTGTTATCCACACAGATTAAACCGTCGCGAGTCAGTAAATTACTATCCAAAATGATCTCGAAGTAATCTACATACTCTTTTTTATCCGCATCAATGAAGATCAGATCGAATACTTCTTTTCTTGCAGCTAGCTTGTGGAGTGTCTCTAAGGCAGGTGCTACTTCCACAACAATTTTGTCGCCGTGGGGAGACTCACTAAAGCAAGCTTGAGCAAATTCAGCAACATAAGGATCTACTTCACAACCGATAAGTTGCCCATCACTTGGTAATGCTTCTGCCATTGCTAAAGCTGAATATCCTGTGAACATCCCTACTTCTAGAACGCGCTTTGCTTTGGTGAGATGAACAAACATTTTCAATGTCTGTCCTTCCAGATGTCCTGAGAGCATTTCCTGCTCTAGTTGACGCACTGTTTCACCATCGCTGAAACGCTTACTCCAGTCTTCTTTACTAGTTTTTTGCGCCAATGCTGTTAAGTAGCTCGATTCGGGAGTAGTGTAATCATCCAAGTAGGGATCTAAACCTACCGCTAATTGAACACCTTGCCGCAAAGAATCTAATATCTCTACGGGAATGTTGTTCTCTTCTGCTAATTTGAGGGTTTGCTGTAGCTGGGCTACTAAGATACTGTGTGGCGTTATCGGTCTAGCTGTTTCTCGTCCTAAAACACTTGTCATCTCTTCACACCCCTACGAGCTTGGCTTCTTGACTTTCAATGTATGCGTCAACACCTTTTCCGCCACGAGGATATTTAGCACAAAGACGTTTGTGTTCAGCTAGGGCAGCATCAAGCTCTTCACGAGTTAGATCGTTGGCAAAGAAGCACTCACCAATCGGACAAGGCATAGCTGCACGTAGCTTTCCATCTCGTGTCAAGCTTATAGACTGGGTAGCATCCCAGAGTAAATCCCCATCTAGTAGAGGATGATCGAGTGATAAACCTATACGACTCATCAAGTCTAGGATGCGATCGCGCTCTCCTGTGGGAATATAGCCGCGTTGCGCTGCAATGGTTGCAGACAAAGCCATATCTATATTGACCGCATGACCATGATATAGGGGTATCTGAGGTGCTAATTCTAAGGTAGGACTCCAAGTGTGACCGTAGGCAATGACGCGATCGAGGTCTAGTTCATGCAGGTTAGGAGTCTCTAACTCCAACATAGTTTTGATTGCCTCGTAGTTGACTTTATGAGCAATCTTTTTAATTTCTGGTGTCGCATTCACATGTCCAAAGTGAGTGGAAAGCAGTTCTTCGCCATATTCGTATAGCAGTTCAAAGACTTCTGAGTTAGACACTACCGCGATTTTTACTAACTCTGCCATCCCATTACGAACTTGAGCCGTTGGCAAGGTTTTCAAGAATGAGAAATCCAGGATAACTTTCAAAGGTGCATGATATGCTCCCAAGCGATTTTTCAACTTGCGATGATTAACTGCTACCTTAATCGCCACACCTGCATCGATTAAACCAATCAACGTTGTAGGAATACGAATATAGTTGCTCTTGCGACGGTAAGAAGCGCAGGCAAACCCAGCCACATCAGTAACTAAACCACCACCGACGACTAAGACTGGTTCTTTACGAACTAAGCCGAAGTCCGAAAAAGCGTCAACAATTTTTTCAAAAGTTGCCAGGGTTTTAGCTGGCTCTGTAATGATGATCGGAAATACCGTCAGTTCAATGTCATAGTGTCTAAAATATGACCTGATCTGATCGCCATAAAGCTCATGGACATTGGCATCAATTACAGTCAGACAGCGACCAAATTTTGCATAGCTATCTGCAATTTCTCTGTTTTTAATATCAAAGGCACCGCTCACATAGACAAGACTAAAATCGATTTTTTCGTAACCTTGCACGTGAAATGCAGCTTCCGTAGCTTCAAATGACGCTTGAACTTTGTTCATGTGTGTTGACCTGATTCCAATTAAAAAATTGCGATATTTCGGTAATAATTGCGATTTACCTTAATGAATGCCAGCAAGGAGCTATGCTTTTTACCCTTTCAGGTAAAAGACAGGACAAAATTAGCTTTCAATAAAAAGCTAGCTTCTATTACTGACTGGTAATGTTTTTAAACAACACCATTCATTTGAGTAAATTCTGTAAATTGGTTAACCTTTAATTCGGCATAACCACAAACAAGTCAATTAGCCCCACTAGCAATATATTGGCATAGTACTTGCCTGCTTTTTCTGTAGGTTATTGACTTTAAATTGGGGAAAATCATCTGAGTTCAGATTTATTCCACTATATTTAAATATAGTGGCTTTCCAACTGTCCGATTTCGCAAAAATTCTAGCCGAGACAACTGATTATACCGTTGATCTCCAAGCTTCAATTTGAGGTTAGAACCCTGATTAATTGTTAATTCGCTGTTTTGTAGCATTAGTCTAAAGCCTTGTATTACTAAATCTTTTGCACTCTATTTGTTTCAGAATAAGAGTAGACTTTTAGGAAGTTCACTAAATTTCTATTAACTCCAATATGTTACAAATGATTTTACAAAAATCATATCTTAAGTAAACTACTCATATTATTTCTCATTGTCTATCTCCAGACTGACATTTGATATTACAGGCATGATTAATCCCGATCTCGCTGTGTTTTTGCATTAGTGTTAAACCAGAAAATGGCTAAAAACAAAGATGACTCACTGAATTTCATTCGGAGCATAAGTACAATAACTCTTTGTTTGAGTTAATTTAATACCCAGCTATTCATCTGCCTACCTCAGTAACTCCTGGAAATTCAGAATTTAGATATATCTGAGTTGTTTTGTAACGAAAATTTAACTTTTATAAGGAACGGTTCTCTCTGTTAAAAGGTTCTCAGTTTGCTTTAATTCCCTTATTATCGCTAAATTAACCCTTTTCAGTTACCAACCAGCAACTAATTTACTAGTTGGTAACTGAAAAGTACAACACAAATCATAACAATAGAGTAATACAAATCATAACATCTGTAAATATATTTAAGTCAATCCACCGTGCGAAGTGTACTGAATAAGCAGGTATCTCCAAAAAATATGTCTAAAGATAGGTACTTTATATAGCAAGATGTTGTATGATATAAGACTTACCAATTCTGTTAGCGCAGCAAAGCGTAGCCCATTCTATATTCTGACTCCTGTTTTATCTTCTGCGGGTATGGTTCGTAGGTAGAAGATTGCGACTAATTGCCAAGATATGCGATCGCAGGTAACACACTCTCAGACATAATGAAACACACTGTTTTGATATTATGTCTGCGCTGAAAATAGACAATTTTACCTATTCAGCACTCAGCACTCTTCATTAGACCTCTTGCAAAAGTGCCTTTTGCAAGAGGTGGGGAAAGGGGGAAAGGTTAAAGGGGAATGTTAATTCTATCCCTTTTCCCTTTAACCCTTACCCTTTACCCGACTTATGCAAGAAGTCTATTGTTGTACTAGATGTAGAAATTTGCGAGTGCGATCGCTTAGTTACTTGTGATATAAAAAATTGAGTATTTCTAACAGACAGAATCTATTTAAATTACTTTTTATAAAATCTTAATATTTCTCAACTAAGTTTAAAAAATCTTGGGATTGAGTTCATAATTAAGTAGCGATCGCTTTGTAAAGGTTAGTTGATATTTCTTGTCAAACTGCGAGTAAAGTTAGAAACTAAGAAATACAACACACGCAATTATTTTATGACTGCTATTTCTAACCTTGAATTCAAACGGCCAATTTGGCAAACTGCAATCATATTGACTTTAGGCTTTTGGCTCAGTGCAAGTCTAGTTTTAGACTGGGTAATTATGCCTAGCCTTTATCTTTCTGGAATGATGAACCAAGCTGGTTTTACGACAGCAGGCTATACGATTTTTTGGAACTTCAATCGGATGGAGTTATTATCTGCTGCGATCGTATTGACTGGGGCACTAGCTTTAGGAAAAACTCAATATCACTGGCGTATTGGCAGTATTGTTTTATCTGGGCTGTTGCTAACTATAGCTATGCTTGACACCTATTTCTTAACTCCACAGATGTGCGCCATAGGAGTTCAACTCAACCTATTTGAAGCTGCTGCTGCTATTCCATCAACAATGAGTTTACTGCACGGTGGTTATTGGTTACTGGAAGTAGTTAAGCTGGCGGTATGTGGCACACTTTTAACTTGGTGCTGGCGGGGGCAAGTTTAAGTCGATGGAGAAATATAACAGTGAGAATGTCTAATTATAAATCTCACGCCAAAGACGCAAATCATGTATTTGCGTCTTTTTGCTACATATATCTTAAGTAGATAAACAAAAATATTTACAGTTATTGTGTAATTAAATAAGCATCTATAATTGTCTTTTACTGTACATTTTCAGCCTTCCCGGATATCCGAACAAATAAATATTTATAACAATTTTCTGGAAGATGCTATTAATTAGTTTTCATGTTTACTTTACTGATTTATCATGAAGTTTATATATTTCTCCTAACTTTTTTTGAAAATTATAGTAACCTGAATTTTAGTGAGTACTTTGCTTGTTATCTACCATCTAGTTGAAAACAGCTATTTTGCATGTATTTACTACCAATGAAGAATTTCGCTGTAAATTCTTGAATTTGTCACTCTAAATTGTGCAGGTGACTATTTAGCCCCAGCCCCACACAAAATTAGAACCCGTTTGCAGTAATTATGAAGAGATTCCCTTCTGCTAATTTGTCCGCCTGTGCATCTCACTACACACCATCATGGCGACAATTATCAGCCAACTCATCCTTGGCCGGAGGTTTACCATTCTTGTTGTGCAATAATTTTGCCCAATCCCAACATTAAGAGTTGCTCTACAATCACCAACCTAAGTAAGACATTGAGTTTTTGGAATGCTTAGTTTTTAATCATACTTTTTCTCTGAAAGGAGTTTCCCTCAAGAATAAACTTCTTAAAAAAGTACCCGACTACTTTCGTCACAGCTGCAAAAACATAGTTTATCAGTGCGGACTGAATAACTAAAAGCCTTGATTTAGTAGCATTTGCGTCTATATGACAGTAGATTTTGGTCGATTTAGATTTTAGCATTAAGAGCAAAAAAAATTTTGCAATAGAACTAAAATATCTGTAATTTTAGGCTGCAAAATACGGATAACAATGATGCTTTTGTGACTGATGGGCGAGAGCCAATTGTCTATAGTTTGCACTTGAGTTACTGTTAGATTGGCTAGATTAGCTAAAGATACAGAAAACCAATCTAATTTTTGAAATACTATATCCTGGCAACTAGTCGGGCAATTTTGCTATTGGTCAGTAGCATGAATTGGTTTAGTTGTAACTCGCGGATTATAGCTTAACAGAGATTGGTGAATTAAGAGTTGGGGGGTGTGGAATCTCTGTACTAACTCAATTGTGACCACTATATTTATCTGATAGTGCTTCTAACAAAGTCGCAGTGAATTCCGAAAAGGTAATTCGCTAATTTTGCCTGCAAATATTAATTTTATTCCCAAGCAATTCCAATGAAGACACTTCCGATTAGTAGATACAGATTTTTCCAAAAGCTTCAGCCCCTACCGTTGTTAAAAAAAATCACTGGTAAGTCGGTTACTGGTTGTTTGCAGGTGTTTAGTACATCAGGTTCTTGGTCAATATATGTAGACGAGGGTAAACTAATTTATGCCTGCTACTCAGAGAAAATGTTTGAGCCGCTTTACAGAAATTTGCAGTGCTTGAGTCAGGAAATTTCTACTCTCCCTCATGGAATCAAAGACCAATTGCGGGCAATATTTGAAACTGGTATTGAAAATCAGGCAATACCAAATCCAGATTATCTAGCTATTTGTTGGTTAGTCAATCAGAAATATATCAGTCCTTCTCAAGCAGCAATGCTGATAGAGCAATTGGCGCTAGAAGTTCTGGAGTCATTTCTGAACTTAGAAGAGGGGAGTTATGAATTTATTCCTGAAAGCTTTCTGGATGATATGCCAAAGTTTTGTCATCTAAATCTCCGCTTACTAGTTGAACAATGTCTAACACCCCAAAGCTTTGACCAAGACGCTCGTAGAGAAGTAGCTTATCGTCAAACATCACCAAGTTCTCAATCGCACCCCTCACAATTTTTCCAAATAAATGAGCTACAACCTAAAGCCAAAACTACACCAAAATTGCCTGAAATAAACAGCTATAAACCAGCAGCCTACTCTATTAGGAGTAATGAATATAGGGGTCAGCAAATTATTCAACCGGCTGCTGACAAAAAAATCTACACAATCTTTTGTATTGATGACAATCCTACAGTCATGAATGCTATTAAAAGTTATTTAGATGAGCAAACATTTTCTGTTATGGGAGTTACCGATTCGTTAAAAGCTTTAATGCAGATTGTCCGTATAAAACCCGATATAATTTTGTTAGATATTTCGATGCCTAATTTAGACGGATATGAACTCTGCTCTTTACTTCGTAAACACTCACATTTCAAGAATACGCCTGTGATTCTGGTGTCAGAAAAAGTAGGATTTATAGATAGAGCTAAAGCTAAGATGGTTAGAGCATCAGGCTATTTAACTAAGCCTTTTACACAAGGAGATTTACTAAAAGTAATTTTTCAACATATTGTTTAATTTCCTCTGAGAAAAAGCAACTCTACTTAAATAACCTATGATTTTGGAGATTTGGGGTTGAGTATTATCTGGATTGCTACCATTTTATTTATAGAAGATTGTCTGACTGAATTTAAATTAATTAGTTATTATCTTACAGATAGAGAACAAAATTTTATTAAGGCAGCTAGTGCTAAAAAAGCTCTAGAAATAATCTTAGAAGAAATGGCGCTAAAATTGTTGCTGGTGTAGTAATGCCGAAGATGAAGGTATTACCAGAAAGAATATTTCAATCATTATAATAGCGATCGCCCCTCTCTTGTTTGCCATTGTACAATGCTTTATCCCACCTGTAGGGGTAATTCATAAATTACCCCTACAGTGTTTTCCATAAATTAGTTAAAATTTTTGTGGAAGTTTTGTTAGTGATTGCAAAGAGAGCGATCGCTCTTTTCTACTGTCATATTAGTCTTTAGATAATCCTGCACCCACTCACAGCTATATTTCAGCAAGTTGAGATGGAAAATTTGTTGTAGATCCCATAAAATCACAAGTTGGTCATCTCCACCAGAAGCGAGGGTTTTGCCATCAGGGCTAAAGGCAACACTGCTCACATTAGAAGTATGTCCATTAAGCGTGACAAGCAAAGTACCATCGATCTTCCAGACTTTGATCGTATTATCAAAACCTGCTGCCGCCAACATTTGACCATCTGGACTAAATGCTACTCTCGTTAAACCAATACTTTTACCATCAAAAATTCTTACAAGACTACCATCGCGTTTCCAAAGTCGCAGACAACCATCTCCACCAGTGGAGGCAATAAATTGACTATTGGGGCTAATGGCAACTCCAAAAACTTCACTCTTGTGCCCTTCTAAGATGCGATCGGGTTTTTCTAACAGGCGTTGGCTATTTTCTGAAGTCCAAAGTTTAATAGTACCATCAGCACTGGCAGAGGCGATAAACTGCCCATCTGGACTATAAACAATATCCCAAATTCGGCCTGTATGCGCCTGGATAACTTGGTGCAATTGGAACTCTCCATTAGAATCGCGTTGCCAGAGTCTCAGTTTGTAATCAAAACCCACAGTCACTAGCCGATTACCATCAGGACTGTAGCTAACACCCAAAAGGCCGATACCTGGCCCCTTCAAAATGGTTCGCTGATTGCGGTCTAGTTCCCATAGTCTTACAGCACCCTTAGAACCAACGATCGCTAAAGTTCGACCATCGGGGCTAAAGGCGAGACTAAGCATTCGGGAATCTTCTTCAACAATAGTTTTGGCTAAAGAACCATCGCGTTTCCAGAGTTTGACTTCTTTGCCAGCAACGGAGGCTAGGCGTTGCCCATCAGGGCTAAATGCCACCCGCCAGACCATTTCTTGATGACCATTGAGTAGCTTAAGTAAGGGTGAGTTGACTTTCCAGAGTTTGACAGTGTTATCGTGACCGGCAGAGGCGAGGGTTTCTCCGTCAGGACTGAAGGCGACGGTTTGAACATTTGCGGTATGCCCCTGGAAAGTTCTTAATAGAGTACCATCTACCCGCCAGAGTCTTACAGTTTTATCAGCGCCGCCGGAGGCAATGGTCTGCCCATCAAAGGTAAAAGCTACACTAAATATTTCAGCGTTATGTCCTTTAAAAGTTCTCAGGAGAGTGCCTTCTCGATTCCACAGTCGCACCATCTTATCTGCACCGCCAGATACTAAAGTTTGTCCATCAGGGCTAAAAGCAACACTCCAAACAGTTGCCTTTCCGGCTGTGAATGTTTTGATTAGTGTTCCATCTAATCGCCAAAGCTGATTCGTGCCACCTACCATACTAGAAGCGAGGGTTTGACCATCGGGGCTAAAAGCAATTCCCCATACACCACGTTCATGTTTAATAGTTCTAATTAAAGTGCCATCTAGTTGCCAAAGCTTAACGCTAAAATCGCCACTGGCAGAAGCGATAGTTTTTCCATCTGGGCTAAAAGCAACTCGCCACACCGCAGATTTATGCCCTTTGAGAACAGTTAACAATTTACCATCAATCGTCCAAAGACGGATAGCGCCATCAATGCCGGCAGCGACTATCAGGTGGCTATCTGGGCTGAAGCGGACGCTTTGGATGGTTGCAGTATGTGGCAGTGTTCTTACTAGTGTTCCATCCCGCTTCCACAGCTTGACTGTGCGATCGATGCTAGATGAGACAATCCACTGACCATCGGGGCTAAAATCAACCCCTAAGACAATCCCTTGATGCCCTGACAGGTGATTGAATTCATCAGCACCATAGACAGCTTGTTGCAACACTTTGCCTGTTTGGAGATCCAGGGCATTGGCATCTGCAAAATTTTGCAGATCGAGCCGTTGAAATTTCCGTCTGGCTTGGATTGCTTGTACCAGTGCATCTAAGCGTTGATTAGAATTAAAACTACCATTGGAAGCAGCCGCGATCGCTCGTACCTCACTCAGCGATGCTTGTCGATCGGCATAGAGGGTTGCGATCCCCAGGATAATAGCTGCTACTAGAGCTATACTTACCCCTATTAGTAGTCGTTGCTGAAGACGGGCGCTTTTTTGTTCACTTGCCAATCGCGCTTCGGTTTCTTTAAGCCGTTCTACTTCTAATTTTTGTTGGAATTCTCGACGTTCCAATTCCTGACTGGCTGCTAAAAATCGATAGTCCAAATCGCTGAGACTTTTACGCTGAGTCCAATCCAATACCTCTTTTAAGGCATTTCCCCTTAGCAGGCGTGACTCATCTTGAAAATCTGATGCTACCCAAGCATTGAATGGCTGTGAATAAGGGCGCAGATTGTCTAACTGTCTTAATACCCATTCTGAATTGAAAATATTACGGTAGATCGGATTTTTAATTCTGAGATAGCCATTATACTTCTCGACCAATCCCGATAGTAAAAGCTCCGTTTGTTCTCGACTATCATCAATAGGTACGGGAGATATTGGAGGTAGAGGTAAGGAGTCGCTAGTGTCTTTATTGTTTGCGTCCCCCCTGTCCTCGATTTCCTCTGTTTGCAATACCTGCTGATAAAGACTCAACAACCGTCCGGCTTGTTGTTGGTTGAAAAGTAAGCGATCGCGAATAGTGCGGAGGTGTTCGGGTTCATCTTGTGATTCCCAGTTTTGGATAATGTGCGATCGCACCAATTCTTCTACCCAATACGCCTCAGTTTTTGGCGATAAAACAATTTTCCGTTCTGATGACTTTGAGGCAGTTTGCAGAACTAACTGACAGAGTTTTTGAGTCAGAAACGGTTGTCCCCCTGTCCAGTAAATCACCTCTTGCAGCACAACTTCTGGTTGACTGATTGCTTCCTTTAACCCATTTAGCAATGGGCTAGCTTCATGCAATCGAAAACCGTATAACTCTATAGCCGTCCCAATATTAAAAGGTGTCCGGCGTTTATCAGCAATTAAATCAGATGGGCTGGCTACTCCAAACAATGCAAATCCCAAGCGTTGAAAATTCGGATCGTGTGCTTGCTGATTGTAGCAATGACGAATCCAGGCAAAAAAGTCATTGACCGGAAAACTCAAACTCAGTAAACTATCAATCTCATCAATGAAAATAAAAATGCCTTTGGCTTTGTCGTCTGTTTCACCATCGCCCTTGACATTTGGCAGCAACACTTCTTCAACAAACTGGTGTAGTTTTTGTATAGGAGAAAGACCTGCTTGGATATCCCACCATTGCTTAAAGTTGACGTGTTCCGCCAGATTTAACCCGTAGAACATGCTAACAATGATTCCTTTATACCATTGTGCTGATGTGGTATCTTCACTACCCAATTGAGTTACATCTAGGTAGACACATTTATAGCCTTCTGACTTGAGACGACGACTTATTCGCTGTAGTAGGGATGACTTGCCCATTTGGCGAGAGTTAAAGACATAGCAAAAATCACCATCTTTTAGACTGGTATAAAGCTTTTCGTCTGCCTGACGCACAACATAAGTGGGATCGTCACTGTGGAGGCTACCGCCAACTTGGTATCTCATGCAAAAGTGTGATTAGAAAAAAAAGGAAGATATAAAAACAATAATTGAAGAATTCAGAATTCAGAATTCAGAATTCTGAATTTTGTTTAGGGAGACAGAAAGAAAAATTAAAACCTTTTACTCTTATCTTTATACCTTTATACTCCCTGCCCCCAAGTCCCCAATCCCCAGCCCCCAGTCCCTTTTTCAAGCAATCGTGTTGTCAGCTACAGTTATATTCTAGGAAAGTAGGCAACAATATTCGTAAATAACTAGAAATGCAGCCCTACCTATAAAAGATGCTGCCGTTTCATGAAACCCCGAATTATTGTTTGTGGCTTAGGACGTACCGGATATAAAACCTTTCGTCTGCTAAGACATCAGGGAGCCTTCGTTGTTGGTATTCATCATCAATCTATCCCTGGCGAAACGGCAGGAGATGTGATTGTTGGCGATTTACAAGCAGCTTCTACCCTAACAGCAGCAGGAATTGAACAGGCACATACTATAGTAATCGCTGGCTCTAAAGATGCTTTGAATTTGTCTATTATGATGCAGGCGCGGGTGCTGAATCCCCAGATTCGGATTATCAACCGTTTTTATAATACAAATTTAGGGGAGCGCTTAGATCAAAGTTTGCCAGACCATTTGAGTATGAGTGTTGTCGGATTAGCAGCACCCGTATTCACCTTTGCAGCAATGGGAAACCGAGCGATCGGACAAATCAAATTATTTCAGCAAACTTGGCCAATTCACGAAGAATACATTGATGAAAATCACTTCTGGAAGGGTCGAAAGCTGAGTGAATTGTGGGAAGACCGATCGCGGATGCTAATTTATTATTTGCCAGTCAAAGGCGAGATGGATTTAGTGTCAGCTGTCATCTCTGGACAAGAGATAAAAGTAGGCGATCGCATAATCATAGGCACTCAACCCCGCATCCGTTCTCCCCGGCGATCGTTGATTAGAAAACTGCTGAAAGTTATGACTAATTTTAGGCAGTTTCAAGAACACGGGCGATCGGTAGTGCTGGGTGCGATTGCACTATTGGCGGTGATTGCGATCGCTACATTCACCTATATGTCGGCTGAGTTGAGTTTGTCTCCTGTCGATGCTCTATATTTTTCTGTAGGCATGATTACTGGAGCAGGTGGTAATGACAAAGTAGTAGAAAATGCTCCTAACAGTATTAAGTTATTTACTGTTGTGATGATGCTGGTTGGAGCAGTGGTGATTGGTATTTGGTACGCCATGCTCACCGATTTTGTTTTAGGAAGCCGCTTTAAGCAATTTTGGGATGCAGCCCGAATTCCCCAGCGATCGCATTACATTGTCTGTGGCTTGAGTGGCATTGGCGTGAGAATTGTCCAGCAACTCCACATCAGCGGACATGAAGTTGTAGTAGTTGAACCCGACTCCAACAACAAATATATCAACACCGCCCGCGAACTGGGTATTCCTGTCATTCAGGGCGATGCTAGCTTCCGTACAATACTCAAAGCCAGCAATATAGAATCTG
This Nostoc sp. C052 DNA region includes the following protein-coding sequences:
- a CDS encoding O-methyltransferase, whose protein sequence is MTSVLGRETARPITPHSILVAQLQQTLKLAEENNIPVEILDSLRQGVQLAVGLDPYLDDYTTPESSYLTALAQKTSKEDWSKRFSDGETVRQLEQEMLSGHLEGQTLKMFVHLTKAKRVLEVGMFTGYSALAMAEALPSDGQLIGCEVDPYVAEFAQACFSESPHGDKIVVEVAPALETLHKLAARKEVFDLIFIDADKKEYVDYFEIILDSNLLTRDGLICVDNTLLQGQVYLPSEQRTANGEAIAQFNRVVAADPRVEQVLLPIRDGVTLIRRVA
- a CDS encoding sedoheptulose 7-phosphate cyclase — encoded protein: MNKVQASFEATEAAFHVQGYEKIDFSLVYVSGAFDIKNREIADSYAKFGRCLTVIDANVHELYGDQIRSYFRHYDIELTVFPIIITEPAKTLATFEKIVDAFSDFGLVRKEPVLVVGGGLVTDVAGFACASYRRKSNYIRIPTTLIGLIDAGVAIKVAVNHRKLKNRLGAYHAPLKVILDFSFLKTLPTAQVRNGMAELVKIAVVSNSEVFELLYEYGEELLSTHFGHVNATPEIKKIAHKVNYEAIKTMLELETPNLHELDLDRVIAYGHTWSPTLELAPQIPLYHGHAVNIDMALSATIAAQRGYIPTGERDRILDLMSRIGLSLDHPLLDGDLLWDATQSISLTRDGKLRAAMPCPIGECFFANDLTREELDAALAEHKRLCAKYPRGGKGVDAYIESQEAKLVGV
- a CDS encoding response regulator, with the protein product MKTLPISRYRFFQKLQPLPLLKKITGKSVTGCLQVFSTSGSWSIYVDEGKLIYACYSEKMFEPLYRNLQCLSQEISTLPHGIKDQLRAIFETGIENQAIPNPDYLAICWLVNQKYISPSQAAMLIEQLALEVLESFLNLEEGSYEFIPESFLDDMPKFCHLNLRLLVEQCLTPQSFDQDARREVAYRQTSPSSQSHPSQFFQINELQPKAKTTPKLPEINSYKPAAYSIRSNEYRGQQIIQPAADKKIYTIFCIDDNPTVMNAIKSYLDEQTFSVMGVTDSLKALMQIVRIKPDIILLDISMPNLDGYELCSLLRKHSHFKNTPVILVSEKVGFIDRAKAKMVRASGYLTKPFTQGDLLKVIFQHIV
- a CDS encoding AAA-like domain-containing protein; amino-acid sequence: MRYQVGGSLHSDDPTYVVRQADEKLYTSLKDGDFCYVFNSRQMGKSSLLQRISRRLKSEGYKCVYLDVTQLGSEDTTSAQWYKGIIVSMFYGLNLAEHVNFKQWWDIQAGLSPIQKLHQFVEEVLLPNVKGDGETDDKAKGIFIFIDEIDSLLSLSFPVNDFFAWIRHCYNQQAHDPNFQRLGFALFGVASPSDLIADKRRTPFNIGTAIELYGFRLHEASPLLNGLKEAISQPEVVLQEVIYWTGGQPFLTQKLCQLVLQTASKSSERKIVLSPKTEAYWVEELVRSHIIQNWESQDEPEHLRTIRDRLLFNQQQAGRLLSLYQQVLQTEEIEDRGDANNKDTSDSLPLPPISPVPIDDSREQTELLLSGLVEKYNGYLRIKNPIYRNIFNSEWVLRQLDNLRPYSQPFNAWVASDFQDESRLLRGNALKEVLDWTQRKSLSDLDYRFLAASQELERREFQQKLEVERLKETEARLASEQKSARLQQRLLIGVSIALVAAIILGIATLYADRQASLSEVRAIAAASNGSFNSNQRLDALVQAIQARRKFQRLDLQNFADANALDLQTGKVLQQAVYGADEFNHLSGHQGIVLGVDFSPDGQWIVSSSIDRTVKLWKRDGTLVRTLPHTATIQSVRFSPDSHLIVAAGIDGAIRLWTIDGKLLTVLKGHKSAVWRVAFSPDGKTIASASGDFSVKLWQLDGTLIRTIKHERGVWGIAFSPDGQTLASSMVGGTNQLWRLDGTLIKTFTAGKATVWSVAFSPDGQTLVSGGADKMVRLWNREGTLLRTFKGHNAEIFSVAFTFDGQTIASGGADKTVRLWRVDGTLLRTFQGHTANVQTVAFSPDGETLASAGHDNTVKLWKVNSPLLKLLNGHQEMVWRVAFSPDGQRLASVAGKEVKLWKRDGSLAKTIVEEDSRMLSLAFSPDGRTLAIVGSKGAVRLWELDRNQRTILKGPGIGLLGVSYSPDGNRLVTVGFDYKLRLWQRDSNGEFQLHQVIQAHTGRIWDIVYSPDGQFIASASADGTIKLWTSENSQRLLEKPDRILEGHKSEVFGVAISPNSQFIASTGGDGCLRLWKRDGSLVRIFDGKSIGLTRVAFSPDGQMLAAAGFDNTIKVWKIDGTLLVTLNGHTSNVSSVAFSPDGKTLASGGDDQLVILWDLQQIFHLNLLKYSCEWVQDYLKTNMTVEKSDRSLCNH
- a CDS encoding NAD-binding protein translates to MKPRIIVCGLGRTGYKTFRLLRHQGAFVVGIHHQSIPGETAGDVIVGDLQAASTLTAAGIEQAHTIVIAGSKDALNLSIMMQARVLNPQIRIINRFYNTNLGERLDQSLPDHLSMSVVGLAAPVFTFAAMGNRAIGQIKLFQQTWPIHEEYIDENHFWKGRKLSELWEDRSRMLIYYLPVKGEMDLVSAVISGQEIKVGDRIIIGTQPRIRSPRRSLIRKLLKVMTNFRQFQEHGRSVVLGAIALLAVIAIATFTYMSAELSLSPVDALYFSVGMITGAGGNDKVVENAPNSIKLFTVVMMLVGAVVIGIWYAMLTDFVLGSRFKQFWDAARIPQRSHYIVCGLSGIGVRIVQQLHISGHEVVVVEPDSNNKYINTARELGIPVIQGDASFRTILKASNIESAAAVLAVTSNDATNLEIALKAKGLTPTIPVIVHYADPDFAGIAQQLFGFEAVLSPAELAAPAFAAAALGGRILGNGITADSLWVAFATVITTSHAFCGQWVKDVAMSADCVPLYVETNHQTLHGWDLLETNLSDGDILYMTMPATRLYQLWRDERVCESHI